The Mercurialis annua linkage group LG2, ddMerAnnu1.2, whole genome shotgun sequence genome contains a region encoding:
- the LOC126668484 gene encoding alkane hydroxylase MAH1-like yields MALLGIFEVILAFICLAIGTYLSNRHEILWNWPFLGMLPSLLANAHRFHDWSMQILERSNGTYHFKGPWFINMDMIGTVDPANVKHMMSTNSSNYPKGSEFKEIFGDIFGDGLFNSDFDQWKNQRKVAVALINRQRFQKFLFHTINVTVENALIPVLEHCCEQGGIVDMQDIAHRFTFDVTVKVITGHNPKTLAIELPKNEFTYALDHAEEAIFYRHVRPKILWRLQKWLGFGLENKMKIARVEIDRIAAAYVARKREQLIKGGDEDVDLLASYLTSHYNDEKLMEGWKSKEEFLRDTLVNFLIAGRENSLGWFFWLIAKNPVAEAKIREELNRLLPKRSDEIQVFELEEVSKLVYLHGAICETLRLYPPVMYEHKKPLQPDILPSGHYVDPKMEIVLSSYAMGRMKSIWGEDCLEFNPERWISKEDGRLIQHSPYFISSMVL; encoded by the coding sequence ATGGCATTGCTAGGcatttttgaagttattttagCTTTCATTTGCTTAGCAATAGGCACTTATTTGAGCAATCGTCATGAAATTTTATGGAATTGGCCGTTTCTGGGTATGCTACCTTCTCTGTTGGCCAATGCCCACCGATTTCATGATTGGAGCATGCAAATTTTAGAGAGAAGCAACGGCACATACCATTTTAAAGGTCCATGGTTTATCAACATGGATATGATAGGAACTGTTGATCCTGCCAATGTCAAGCACATGATGAGTACCAATTCCTCCAATTATCCTAAAGGCTCCGAATTCAAAGAAATATTTGGAGATATATTTGGAGATGGCCTTTTCAATTCTGATTTTGATCAGTGGAAGAATCAAAGAAAAGTTGCTGTCGCTTTGATCAATCGTCAACGCTTTCAAAAATTTCTCTTCCATACTATAAATGTTACGGTAGAAAATGCCCTAATCCCGGTTCTTGAACATTGTTGCGAGCAAGGCGGAATAGTGGACATGCAAGATATAGCTCACAGGTTTACGTTTGATGTTACAGTGAAGGTGATTACAGGTCATAATCCAAAGACTCTAGCCATCGAATTACCTAAAAACGAGTTTACATATGCTTTAGATCATGCAGAAGAAGCCATATTCTATCGGCATGTAAGACCAAAAATATTATGGAGGTTGCAGAAATGGCTAGGGTTTGGATTggaaaacaaaatgaaaatagCTAGGGTAGAAATCGATCGTATAGCAGCCGCCTACGTTGCAAGGAAAAGAGAACAACTCATCAAAGGGGGAGATGAAGATGTTGATCTTCTGGCATCCTATTTAACCTCACATTACAACGATGAAAAATTAATGGAAGGATGGAAATCCAAGGAAGAATTTTTGAGAGACACGCTCGTAAATTTTTTGATTGCAGGACGAGAGAACTCTTTGGGTTGGTTCTTTTGGCTAATAGCGAAAAATCCAGTCGCAGAGGCCAAGATTAGAGAAGAGTTGAACAGATTATTGCCAAAAAGAAGTGATgaaatacaagtgtttgagtTGGAAGAGGTGAGCAAGTTGGTGTATTTGCATGGAGCAATATGCGAAACACTAAGGCTTTATCCACCAGTTATGTATGAACATAAGAAACCTCTACAACCAGACATTCTTCCGAGCGGACACTATGTTGATCCGAAGATGGAAATTGTTTTGTCGAGTTACGCGATGGGGAGAATGAAATCAATATGGGGAGAAGATTGTTTAGAATTCAATCCAGAGAGATGGATATCAAAGGAAGATGGAAGGCTGATTCAACACTCACCATACTTCATATCAAGCATGGTCTTATGA